The DNA sequence TCGATCACGTCGCCCAGATAGGAGAACAGGAACGGGACCGAGAGGACGAGCCCGACCACGCCGTCGAGCAGGGTGGCGCCGATGCGTACGCCGACGGTGGCGAAACGCTCGTCACCGGGTCGGTGGTTGGGGTCGTAGCCCGGTGGCGGCGGCATCGGCTCCGGCGACCACTCGGTGCCGTCCCAATAGCGGACCGTGCCTGCGGGGTCGCCCTGCGCGGGGTAGTAGCCCGGCGGGGTGACCTCCATCAGGCGACCCGGACCGGGAGCGACTTCAACGAGTTGTTGAGGTTCGACTGCTGGCGGCGAGGTTCGCCGGTGAGTTCGATGTCGGCCCAGCGATCGAGGACCTCTTCGAAGAAGACGCGCCCTTCGAGACGGGCGAGGTGCACGCCCAGGCAGAAGTGTGTGGCGATGCCGAAGGACAGGTGGTGGTTGGGCGAACGGGTGATGTCGAACGCCTGCGCATCCTCGAACACGTCCTCGTCGCGATTGGCCGAGGTGTAGATCATCGCCACCTTGTCGCCGCTCTCGATCGAGGCGCCGCCCAGCTCGGTGTCGACGACGGCGGTGCGCCGGAAGTAGTGCAGCGGGTTGGCCCAGCGCAGGATCTCCTCGACCGCCGAGGGGATCAGCGATCGGTCGGCCCGGAGCATCGCGAGTTGCTCGGGGTGTTGGAGCAGCGCGTGCAGGCCGCCCGACAGCATGGTGCGGGTCGTGTCGTTGCCCGCGGTGACCAGCTGCACGAAGAAGCGGCCGAAGTCGATGTCGGTCATCTGCTTGCCGTCGAACTCGCCGCCGAGCAGCAGGTCGGTGAGATCGCCCTGTTCGGGCAGTTCGCGGCGCGCCGCCGCGAACGTGATGCCGTAGATGGCCATCTCGGTACTCGAATCCCCGCTGGCCTCGCCGTCGGCGATCTCGGGGTCCTGGCTGCCGCTGTTGCGTTCGGCCATCGAGTGGATCTTCGGCCAGTCGTCGCGGGGCAACCCCATCAGTTCGCCGATGACCTGGCTGGGGAGGTGGGCGCACACATCGTGGACGAACTCGATCTCGCCACCGAGGGTGTCGGCCCGGTCGAGGATCTCGCGGGTGATGTCCCGGATGCGGCCCTCCATCTCGGCGATGACCCGGGCCTTGAACTCCGGCGCGACCGGACGCCGATACGCCGTGTGGCGAGGCGGGTCCATGGCGAGCAGCATGTCCCGCATCGCGTCGAGGCGTTCGGGTGCGAGGTTCTCGAGGACCACGCCACCCTCACTGGCCGAGAAGATCTCGGGATGCTTCGCCACGTGGACGACGTCGGCATGGCGCAGGACGGCCCAGTAGCCCGGTTCGTCGTCCATCTCCTGGAACACCACCGGTTCCTCGCGGCGCAGGCGGGTGAACAGTTCGTGGGGCGGCCCGTCGACATAGGTCTCGGGACGATGGAGGTCGTAGGCCATGGGTGATCAGCCCACCCGGCGCAGGTCGACGACGAAGATCAGGGTCTCGTTGGGACCGATGACCCCACCCGCACCGAACTGGCCGTAGCCGAGATCGGGCGGAATCGTGAGCTGTCGGCGGCCGCCGACCTTCATGCCCTGCACGCCCTGGTCCCAACCCGAGATGACCTCACCGCCGCCCAGATTGAAGGAGAACGTGTCGTTGCGGTTCCACGATGCGTCGAACTCCTCGCCCGTGGACCAGGCCACCCCGACATAGTCGACGGTGGCCGACATTCCCGCGGCGGCAAGGGGCCCGTCGCCCTCGACGAGGTCGTCGACGACGAGCTCGCTCGGCGGCTCACCCGCGGGGACGGTGACGGCCGGTTTCTGGTCAGTGCTCATGAGAACGAAACCTACACGCGGGACCCCGACGTTGGGGAAGCCTGGTGTGCCCCCTACCCTCGATAGTCGGCCACAAGCAGTGGCCATACCGCTCGAGGAGGACGACGTCATGGCAACAGGACGATCCAGCTTCGCGAAACGCCAGCGTGACATGGCCAAAAAGGCCAAGGCATCGGCAAAGCGCGAAAGGAAGCTCGAGAACAACGACGAGCTCGACGAGGACGACGACGACATCGTG is a window from the Acidimicrobiales bacterium genome containing:
- a CDS encoding cytochrome P450, encoding MAYDLHRPETYVDGPPHELFTRLRREEPVVFQEMDDEPGYWAVLRHADVVHVAKHPEIFSASEGGVVLENLAPERLDAMRDMLLAMDPPRHTAYRRPVAPEFKARVIAEMEGRIRDITREILDRADTLGGEIEFVHDVCAHLPSQVIGELMGLPRDDWPKIHSMAERNSGSQDPEIADGEASGDSSTEMAIYGITFAAARRELPEQGDLTDLLLGGEFDGKQMTDIDFGRFFVQLVTAGNDTTRTMLSGGLHALLQHPEQLAMLRADRSLIPSAVEEILRWANPLHYFRRTAVVDTELGGASIESGDKVAMIYTSANRDEDVFEDAQAFDITRSPNHHLSFGIATHFCLGVHLARLEGRVFFEEVLDRWADIELTGEPRRQQSNLNNSLKSLPVRVA
- a CDS encoding FKBP-type peptidyl-prolyl cis-trans isomerase — encoded protein: MSTDQKPAVTVPAGEPPSELVVDDLVEGDGPLAAAGMSATVDYVGVAWSTGEEFDASWNRNDTFSFNLGGGEVISGWDQGVQGMKVGGRRQLTIPPDLGYGQFGAGGVIGPNETLIFVVDLRRVG